Within Lactobacillus amylovorus DSM 20531, the genomic segment GATACCATTTTCCCTTAATTGAATATCTAGCGTGGAAATTTTCGTCCACTATTTGACAATCTGTAAAAACAATATCAGTTGGCATCATTGAATTTAAAGCTAAAATCATTCTGTGGACTGGAATCGTCTTTCCAGGATAGTCGAAGTGAATCACTTGCCCCACAGCATGTACTCCAGCATCTGTTCTACCAGATCCTTGAACAATAACTCGCTTACCCTTAGTCATCTTCTTAAGAGCATCTTCTATTGTTCCTTGGACCGTTCGCTGATCTGGCTGAAGTTGAAAGCCATGAAACAAATGACCATCATACGACATTGTCATTTTATATCTAGTTAACATAATTAGTGATTCCTAAAAATTAATAGTAACAATACTAATGCGATGAAATAGAATAATGAAATTAAATCATATTTTGACCAATTCAAAACTCTATATTTGGTTCGACCACTACTGCCACGATAGCCACGTGATTCCATAGCAGTCGATAAATCAATTGCGGTTTCTAGAGAGTGAATAAACAATGGCACCAATATTGGCGTAATTGCTTTTGCTCTTTTTACTAGACCACCATCATTGAAATCAGCCCCACGTGATCTTTGAGCATTCATTATCTTCAAAGTTTCATCAAACAATGTTGGGACAAAACGAAGAGCAATTGAAATTACTAGCGCAATTTTATCCACTGGCACTTTAAATATTTTTAATGGTTTTAGTAACCACTCCATCGCATCGGCGATTTCAAGTGGCATCGTAGTAACCGTCATGACCGTTGAGATCAAAATGATCAAAGTGAATCTAATAAAAGTATAGGCCGCATTAACCAACCCGTAACTAGAGATAGTAAAAATCCACCATTGCCAGTATGTTTTCCCACCGGTCATAAAGAATAATTGCAATAAAGACGTGAAAAAGATTAACCCAATTAACGGTTTAACCCCATCCCAGAACACTCTTACTTTTAACCTTGTTGCGAAAACCGCTGCTAAACAAAATACTGTGATAATAGCGTAAGTTATGGGATTATTTGCCAAAAAAATCACGAAAATAAATAGTATTGTAATCAATAATTTACCACGTGGATCCATTTTATAGACAAGAGAATTTCCCGGGATATATCGCCCAACAATTATTTTACTCATCAAACTCTCCCTTCAAATTCTCCTTGATTCCATCTACAAGTTGATCAAGCGTTAACGGATTCTGTGCAAAATTATAATTTGCTAATTCTGAAGCAAAACGACTAGGGGTTGGTTCCATTAGATAATGCTTTTCCAGCCAATTTTTATCTTTGAAAATATTCTCCGGTTTATCGTGTTTAATTAGCTGTCCATGTTCCATCACTAATACATCATCTGCAAATTCAGCAACATCATCCATATTATGCGTAACTAAAATTACAGTATGGCCAGCCTTTTGATAGTTCAAAAACAACTTCATCATTTCTTTACGAGACCGTGGATCAAGACCAGCAGCAGGCTCATCCAAGCACAGTACTTGAGGTTCATTTACCATTACCCCGGCAATAGCTACTCG encodes:
- a CDS encoding energy-coupling factor transporter transmembrane component T family protein codes for the protein MSKIIVGRYIPGNSLVYKMDPRGKLLITILFIFVIFLANNPITYAIITVFCLAAVFATRLKVRVFWDGVKPLIGLIFFTSLLQLFFMTGGKTYWQWWIFTISSYGLVNAAYTFIRFTLIILISTVMTVTTMPLEIADAMEWLLKPLKIFKVPVDKIALVISIALRFVPTLFDETLKIMNAQRSRGADFNDGGLVKRAKAITPILVPLFIHSLETAIDLSTAMESRGYRGSSGRTKYRVLNWSKYDLISLFYFIALVLLLLIFRNH